AATAAAAACCTACGTTTTCCTTTACATGCGCGTCAATTTGATACAACGGAAACTATGAGACAATGCAACAAATCCTACATAACGGGGGCGGGAACCGTCCTCACCTTTAGTGACAGCACCAAATCAGGCGTGGTTGTCGCTGAAGACTCGTCTTCCAACGCGATTTGTAGGTCGAATATGTAGTCGATAACGTGTTGCAGAATTTCCACTTGGCTGACGGACTTGTTCTGTGGGATGCTCGGTACCAGCTCCTTCAGTTTGGAGTAGCAGTCATTCATATCGCACAGCGCGCCCACGGATTCCTCCATAGATGGCTTATTCCGGGTGATGGAGAGACTCTGATCCGAAATGCAGCGGACAGCTTCGTAGCAGCTCCTGACAGATCTCATAGGACTGATGGCTTTCATGTTTTTAAAGTAGCCTACAATTAGTTAATTCAATGTGAAATAAAGTGAGACGCTAAGGCAACAACCAGCTACAGTActtcggtgtgtgtgtgaggatggcTTTATACACCCTTGTTAGTCAGTCGCCGCCCATTCTCACAAATAAATACACCCTCGTGCTGTGATTAGCCAGTGTAGAGACTTCCTGGTTGTTCTGAGAAGCTCGGGGTTTATGATTGGCTGTTCAAACGTCACCTACCGGAGCGAAGTAGGGGTGGGGGCAGATGGAATGAGAAATTCAAGCAATGATGCTAGTCAATCCGATGGGCAATTACCCACCTCATTTCAGATATTAGGCTACAATCAAGAAAACGTAATTTTGGTGAGCACTGAATACATAAACTATCCAAAAAGAAACATTCAACTTGGTTAATAGACCTAAATATGTCTGTTTTGCTCACTGACATAGACTCTCTGGATCTTCTTCCTTTATCAAATTGAAGCCACACGTTACCGTTACGCGTTTCACGCCAATGTGTTCCTCTCATGACGTTGCAGACATTTTGGCGTCAGGAATAATTTTTCTACCTCTTTTGGCATCACATGATTTTAAGACTTGTCAagcggcaggcaggcagacagagaagaTAAGCTTGAAAATCCTATAATTATAAGCCTTATAAAAAGTGATGGTTTTCACATTTCTTCACCTAAAAGATGTAGGCTAGGAGGATAGGGATACAACAGTCATTTTCATTAGCAATAGATTCAAGAAGCCTAGATAAGTTAAGAGTTGAATGCCTTACATGAGTTCGTTAAAGTGCAAACTCCCTCCTTTGTGAATAACAGTTTTGAATTTGTTATTATTAGCTAATCATATTATTATCATAAGAAATAAGAAACTCTGTTGTATATGCCCAGCTGGACTTTGTCTATACCACTATCAATTCATCTTCTTTTATATTTTtaatgtcaaataaaataaagataaaaaaacGAAATCCAAACAAATATGAAATCTGCAGTTAACCATGACAGAGGAGAACAACATTCGGGCTATGTTATTGTGAATAAAATGTGTGATGAACCCTAACTCAAAATAAGTTGTATATTCTTCTCTTTCTTTTTAACCCCTGCATTTTTTAGTCAAACCGTAGTCAAACTGTTCCTATTTGGTCTTATTTTCCTTTTTCTCACAATCGTGTTTTGTGGAGGAATGTACCCTCGCCCAGCTGTGTGTCCTATTCCAACCCAGCTGTGTTGATCTAACGCGCCCGTCCCAGACAGCCTGGCGCCAGTCTCTCGACGTCATCCATTCACCCGCTCCAACGCGCCGCTCTGGCAAAAGGCCCACCCTGACCAGAACTTCCTCACCGAGATATTTTACTGGGCCCGTCACTCAAAGTACTGGGTCTGCCCACTTCTCTCTGTTGCTGCAGCCCACTGAGCTTTGTTCCGAACTCCAATGCATGATAATAAGAATATGCTGACTCTTTAAAAATAACCAATTTGGTTCCTCTCCTCTGAAGGCGCAACCATATCTTTGTTAATGTCAATACTAGCATTAGATAACACTGGGGCCATTGGGTTGGTTTACACATCATCTGATTAAAGAGGGAGTAAATATTTGTCATCAATTGGGAAAACCAAGGACGTAGTAATCCTTCACTTAAAAGACACAAACATATAAAAACAAGATTTAGGAGTGAGTTTTAATCCTCGCTATTTTTATATTTTGAACAAATAGAAGTATAGCCTAATTATTTTATGTTCGATAAAGATACATTCGTGCGTAAATATGCGCCAGTGGAATTGGCCCAATGGCCCGCCCCTTTTCAGCGGTTGCACAGATGTTCATGTCAGCGTGTAGGCTGCTACCCCCCACTTGTTGACCCCTAATGACTACAAGTCATTCAACGACCTCACTCAAGAGCAAACTACTAATTTTATACCGTGTGACCAGAGTTCGGTCCATTGctattttaaaaatacattttgtgaACGTTACTGGTTGTCCAAACAAGACTTCTACCTCAGATATCTGTCTTAAATATGTCAAGGGGAGGAGGGTGGACAAATATTGTCCTAAAATCGCTGGCATGGTGAGAAAATGACTATTTATACATGTGTTCTGTATAAAGcaacattatattattatatatgcgTAAAAATAAAACACTACAATTAGAAGAATATGTTGGCAAACAAAGTTAGTCTACATGAAACGATAAGTTTACAAAAGTGAAATACAGTTATATTGCTGCACGATTATAAACATTTTTTTCTGCGCGTTGGTAGGCTACAATGTTACACttctggatgtaaaaaaaaatggcaTAAGCAGCGGGTGCCCTCACCAGCCTGGACTTTTTATTGCCTATCTGCAGATTCCTGGGCTCTGAATCCGTGTGACACTGGTGCGTCTGGGCAGGGATCAGGTGCCCTCGCGCCACGCTGTCGGAAAGGCCCCAACACAATCGAGGCTCTCTTTCAATGGATGGGAGAATTTCGAGACTGGCGTCAGTGAGTCTGCCTCGCTCCGCATCCCcgccctctcactctccccccgGTTCTCTGTGCAGCTGGACGCAGACAATCAAGCTATCAACAATCGCCATGCATAATTAGCAtcgccctcctctcccctccccaccccacctgCCCCCTCGTAACCCCTGTCGCCTCCCCCTCGTTTCTACCCAAAGAAAACCATTCAAGGCGTTCCTTCTTAATCCGCCGTCAACAAAGACCCTCTATTTCTTCTTCTGGTAACAACAGAGGAGAGAGTAGCTAAAAGTCCAGTCATCACGTGGAGAGAGACTCACACACATACCGTTGGAAAGGCAGGCAATTGAAGACAAAATAAGGTTTTCCCTACAAGTATCACTGGGTAATTTACTGACACTTCATTCGTTGTATCTGTAGTGTAGttcaccctaccacccctcctctcctggcTCGGTCTGGCATCAAAGTAGAGCCTTGAGGGTCCTTTTCAGCTTTGAGGGATTCACAATTtccaatcctctctctctctgatgcttcTGAATCCAACTGCCAAATGATATATGCAAACTCTGACAATAATATCTAACTGATAATAACTCATATTacattaatttgtggaatttgagAATTTCACATGGCCACATCAACATGAATAAATGTCCGTCATAACTGCATTACATAAACCATGCAGCATAACTGGCTTTACATAAACAATGTTTGGAtgtcaatgtgatgttctagcacCCATtggatcaatgtgatgttctagcacCCATtggatcaatgtgatgttctagcacACATtggatcaatgtgatgttctagcatccatcatgtcaatgtgatgttctagcatcTATCAtgtcaatgtgatgttctagaATCCATCAGATAATTGTGACGTTGTAGCATTTTATAAGATCAATATGATGTTCTAGCACCCATtggatcaatgtgatgttctagcatcCATCATGTCAATGTGACGTTCTAGCATCCATCAtgtcaatgtgatgttctagcatccatcatgtcaatgtgatgttctagcacCCATtggatcaatgtgatgttctagcacCCATtggatcaatgtgatgttctagcacCCATtggatcaatgtgatgttctagcatccatcatgtcaatgtgatgttctagcatccatcatgtcaatgtgatgttcta
This genomic stretch from Oncorhynchus keta strain PuntledgeMale-10-30-2019 chromosome 29, Oket_V2, whole genome shotgun sequence harbors:
- the LOC118362268 gene encoding DNA-binding protein inhibitor ID-3-A-like; translation: MKAISPMRSVRSCYEAVRCISDQSLSITRNKPSMEESVGALCDMNDCYSKLKELVPSIPQNKSVSQVEILQHVIDYIFDLQIALEDESSATTTPDLVLSLKVRTVPAPVM